From Penicillium psychrofluorescens genome assembly, chromosome: 6, one genomic window encodes:
- a CDS encoding uncharacterized protein (ID:PFLUO_008836-T1.cds;~source:funannotate), with protein sequence MPADYQSTAQALALPISSDSPPPDDDAQPPWTRSRWSSERAATFRDQLVNRGTELSNRIYDLWMGMSLLQKLGTVTAVVAMLTLAIVVMVFTGKLFIWLGPVAEKWEKSALVGFILWLCVFFVSFPPLVGWSTFGTVLGFIFGTWKGWLIYATASVLGSTCSFIVSRTVLSKFVNRMMKQDTRFAALALTLKYDGLKLLCMIRLCPLPYSICNGAVSTFPTVQPLMYGLATAIITPKLLVPTFIGSRVRLLSDKNEEMSAGSKAINICSILVTVSIGIFTGTLARAKELEAKERADIRESLEEDHAAHRPHGSFSDDSDVNTAAKTLARDEEERIGFEDLDDDHVDLELGDDSDSDRSSRQWKTNRRSYHDEFTDNDSDGYEGTSGEAYGLHRHISD encoded by the exons atgccgGCGGACTACCAGTCCACCGCCCAGGCATTGGCTCTCCCGATATCCTCGgattctcctcctcctgacGATGATGCGCAACCCCCTTGGACCCGTTCGCGCTGGTCCAGCGAACGAGCAGCCACCTTCCGCGACCAGCTGGTCAACCGAGGCACGGAGCTGTCCAATCGCATATACGACCTGTGGATGGGAATGAGTCTGCTGCAGAAATTAGGCACCGTCACGGCGGTGGTCGCGATGCTTACCTTGGCCATTGTGGTCATGGTCTTCACCGGCAAGCTGTTTATCTGGCTCGGTCCGGTCGCAGAGAAGTGGGAGAAGTCCGCGCTGGTTGGCTTCATCCTATGGCTGTGTGTTTTTTTCGTCTCATTCCCACCTCTCGTCGGGTGGTCCACGTTTGGAACCGTGTTGGGGTTCATCTTTGGAACGTGGAAGGG GTGGCTGATTTACGCGACCGCGTCCGTTCTTGGGTCGACCTGCTCATTCATCGTGTCGCGGACAGTCCTGTCCAAGTTTGTGAATCGTATGATGAAACAAGACACACGGTTTGCCGCGTTGGCTCTGACACTGAAATACGATGGGCTCAAGCTTCTCTGCATGATCCGCCTGTGCCCGCTGCCCTATTCAATTTGTAACGGGGCGGTCTCTACATTTCCGACGGTGCAACCTCTAATGTATGGGCtagccaccgccatcatcaCGCCCAAGCTGCTGGTCCCCACCTTCATAGGCAGTCGGGTTCGGCTCCTCTCGGATAAGAACGAGGAGATGAGTGCAGGCTCAAAGGCCATAAACATCTGCAGCATTCTTGTCACAGTCTCCATCGGGATCTTTACAGG AACACTCGCCCGCGCCAAAGAACTCGAAGCCAAAGAACGTGCCGATATCCGAGAGTCTCTCGAAGAGGATCATGCCGCGCACCGGCCGCATGGCTCGTTTTCGGACGACTCGGATGTCAACACTGCCGCCAAAACACTTGCTCGGGATGAGGAGGAACGCATCGGGTTTGAAGACTTGGATGATGACCACGTTGATCTGGAGCTGGGTGATGATAGCGATAGCGACCGCTCGTCTAGGCAATGGAAGACGAACCGGCGGTCGTACCATGACGAGTTTACGGATAATGACTCGGATGGATATGAAGGGACGTCGGGCGAGGCGTATGGCCTGCACCGACATATTTCCGACTAG